The following coding sequences lie in one Chitinivibrionales bacterium genomic window:
- a CDS encoding MBL fold metallo-hydrolase produces MKNFLIISGIIFVLIIVGGVLSMFTRVQKIMTVETVQVDPQMKVFLGGGGNSLVLTSDDGQKAIVVDTKMAGAAKKLRSSVRANDVTIINTHFHTDHVSGNVLYPAAKIISGAYTQEQWKKAAGDARYPDEVIQPGQEKVLRLDSETIHVRNMGRAHTFNDLVVYFERRKLLATGDIIFLDRHPVLFASSGASVASWINVLDSLQNMYDAASLMPGHGRMSDKSAIAWMKEYFTSAGDAIGNPQKQTELKEKYKSLASLPGMSGLEKTMKFIENERKNNNK; encoded by the coding sequence ATGAAAAATTTTCTCATCATCAGCGGCATCATCTTTGTGCTGATCATCGTGGGAGGCGTTCTCTCCATGTTCACGCGGGTACAGAAGATCATGACGGTCGAAACCGTGCAGGTTGACCCGCAGATGAAAGTTTTCCTGGGCGGCGGCGGTAATTCACTCGTGCTGACGTCGGATGACGGCCAGAAGGCGATCGTGGTCGACACCAAAATGGCGGGCGCCGCCAAAAAGCTCAGAAGCAGCGTCCGCGCAAACGACGTCACCATTATCAACACCCATTTCCACACCGACCATGTCTCGGGCAATGTGCTCTATCCCGCGGCGAAAATCATCTCCGGCGCGTATACGCAGGAGCAGTGGAAAAAAGCGGCGGGCGACGCCAGATACCCGGACGAGGTCATCCAGCCCGGCCAGGAAAAAGTGCTGCGGCTTGACAGCGAGACCATTCACGTGAGAAACATGGGCAGGGCCCATACCTTCAACGACCTCGTGGTGTATTTTGAAAGGCGCAAGCTGCTTGCCACCGGCGACATCATTTTCCTGGACCGGCACCCGGTGCTGTTCGCTTCGAGCGGGGCGAGCGTCGCCTCCTGGATCAACGTGCTTGACAGCCTGCAAAACATGTACGACGCGGCCTCGCTGATGCCGGGGCACGGCCGCATGTCGGATAAAAGCGCCATAGCGTGGATGAAGGAATACTTCACCTCGGCCGGCGATGCGATCGGCAACCCGCAGAAACAAACGGAGCTGAAAGAGAAATACAAGTCGCTGGCATCGCTGCCGGGAATGTCCGGGCTGGAAAAGACGATGAAGTTTATTGAAAATGAAAGGAAGAATAACAATAAATAA
- a CDS encoding TonB-dependent receptor has translation MLLFMSMAVKAFCAGALPDPAAESAGNVPDRPAAGDSAEMSAARPDSAADSAGHSSRGLPRYEIIVKGFANSLTSPPLSEASKKKGEVAGGFTVKDAGGFQQGRSATLQEFLQDVPGIFMQASSGGEVSKVSMRGSGIQAEDQPIGIQFLLDGMPYNDAEGEAVLEDFNLNGVKYAEVFRGANAFTYGSYALGGAVNLVPLTGYDAGPLYARIDGGSSSYMNALIASGGIKGPVDYYLSTTAHLLDGFRAHSNENGEQLFGNCGLRIGNSLETRLYLTAGAVDRAAAGGLTKDEMAADPRQADPDAIAQDFHKTWEMARCADKVTYQSGENRIDGGLFWAYRNEMDRSYFGPGSRQGIYAFYDNNFGISLNYVNRDNIFGRKNMLTVGSGLTYENENGANYENVNGSRGALTAQGLRMSLNAPLYGEIQHHVLDGLSAVAGVQAVYAQRRFVDRSPAADGDAGDRDKVQDFFGANPKAGLILEFAEDNKAFVNASRSWQPPSFDELVEMDQDSGGGYEYAPLRPQQAWTLELGTRGGRGRFEWELAAYRSWVTNELLAMNDTHGNDIGTVNVAATVHQGIEAGLDVDLLYPLFVHGAGRGNEDRITLSQAYTLNDFHFQNDSVYRYNRIGGIPMHWYEAELLYQTPAGLFAGVNLASSLSRFPVDQANTLFADPYVLLGLKIGFQQKKGFTVYFEAKNLLDARYPASVDPIADATTVNGPVRIFQPGDGRSFYGGVRWAW, from the coding sequence TTGCTGCTGTTCATGTCCATGGCGGTGAAAGCCTTTTGCGCCGGTGCATTGCCGGATCCCGCGGCCGAAAGTGCCGGCAATGTCCCCGATCGCCCGGCCGCAGGCGATTCCGCGGAAATGTCGGCTGCGCGTCCCGACAGCGCCGCAGATTCCGCAGGGCATTCCTCACGCGGTCTTCCGCGTTATGAAATCATCGTCAAGGGCTTTGCAAATTCCCTGACCAGCCCTCCGCTCTCCGAGGCGTCAAAGAAGAAAGGCGAGGTGGCCGGCGGCTTCACCGTGAAGGACGCCGGCGGTTTCCAGCAGGGACGCTCGGCGACGCTGCAGGAATTTCTCCAGGATGTCCCCGGTATTTTCATGCAGGCAAGCAGCGGCGGCGAGGTGTCGAAGGTCTCGATGCGGGGCTCGGGAATCCAGGCCGAGGACCAGCCGATCGGCATACAGTTTCTTCTGGACGGCATGCCCTATAACGACGCGGAGGGTGAGGCGGTACTGGAGGATTTCAATCTGAACGGCGTCAAGTACGCCGAGGTTTTCCGGGGCGCAAACGCCTTCACCTACGGTTCATACGCGCTCGGCGGCGCCGTCAATCTTGTTCCCCTGACCGGGTATGACGCCGGTCCCTTGTACGCGCGAATCGACGGGGGCAGTTCCTCGTATATGAACGCCCTGATCGCCTCGGGCGGAATCAAGGGGCCCGTTGATTATTATCTGTCAACGACAGCGCACCTGCTCGACGGGTTCCGCGCGCACAGCAACGAGAACGGCGAGCAGCTCTTCGGAAACTGCGGCTTGCGCATCGGCAATTCACTGGAAACGCGGCTCTACCTGACCGCGGGGGCGGTTGACCGCGCGGCCGCCGGCGGATTGACAAAAGATGAGATGGCGGCCGATCCGCGGCAGGCCGATCCTGATGCCATCGCCCAGGATTTTCACAAGACCTGGGAGATGGCCCGCTGCGCCGACAAGGTGACCTACCAAAGCGGCGAAAACCGGATCGACGGCGGCCTTTTCTGGGCCTATCGGAATGAAATGGACCGGTCGTATTTCGGCCCCGGTTCGCGGCAGGGCATTTATGCCTTCTACGACAACAACTTCGGCATAAGCCTGAATTACGTGAACCGGGACAATATTTTCGGCCGCAAAAACATGCTGACCGTCGGCTCGGGACTTACCTATGAAAATGAAAACGGAGCCAATTACGAGAATGTCAACGGCTCGCGCGGCGCCCTGACCGCGCAGGGCCTGCGCATGTCCCTCAACGCGCCGCTGTACGGGGAAATCCAGCACCATGTTCTCGACGGTTTGTCCGCCGTTGCCGGCGTCCAGGCGGTCTACGCGCAGCGCCGTTTTGTTGACCGCTCGCCCGCGGCCGACGGCGATGCCGGCGATCGGGACAAGGTACAGGATTTTTTCGGCGCGAACCCCAAGGCCGGCCTCATCCTCGAATTCGCGGAAGACAATAAGGCGTTTGTCAACGCCAGCCGCAGCTGGCAGCCGCCGTCGTTCGACGAGCTGGTGGAAATGGACCAGGACAGCGGCGGCGGTTACGAGTACGCGCCGCTCCGGCCGCAGCAGGCATGGACCCTGGAACTCGGCACCCGGGGCGGCCGCGGGCGGTTTGAATGGGAACTGGCGGCGTACCGCTCGTGGGTCACCAACGAGCTGCTCGCGATGAACGACACGCACGGCAACGATATCGGAACGGTCAATGTCGCCGCCACCGTACATCAGGGGATCGAGGCGGGCCTCGACGTCGACCTGCTCTATCCGCTTTTTGTCCATGGAGCCGGCAGGGGCAATGAGGACAGAATCACGCTGAGCCAGGCCTACACGCTCAATGATTTCCATTTCCAGAACGACAGCGTGTACCGGTACAACCGCATCGGAGGCATTCCGATGCATTGGTACGAAGCGGAACTGCTGTACCAGACGCCCGCGGGATTGTTCGCGGGCGTAAACCTTGCCTCCAGCCTTTCGCGTTTTCCCGTGGACCAGGCCAACACGCTGTTCGCCGACCCGTACGTTTTGCTGGGCCTGAAGATCGGATTTCAGCAGAAAAAAGGGTTCACCGTTTACTTCGAGGCAAAGAACCTGTTGGACGCCAGGTATCCCGCATCGGTTGATCCGATCGCCGACGCAACAACGGTGAACGGCCCCGTGCGCATCTTCCAGCCGGGAGACGGCCGCTCTTTTTATGGGGGAGTGCGATGGGCATGGTGA
- a CDS encoding glycoside-pentoside-hexuronide (GPH):cation symporter — MEKPPDQNRVALPLGLKLAYGSGDMVAGLAFNTLNFFYLYFLNTVVGMPAYLAGLVLLIGRAWDGVMDPVMGMIVDSTTSKMGKHRFWLLVAIVPFVVAFFLLWLRFPLGQWAQFALYSFLFLVFSTSFTMYNIPYGSMTADLTPDYHERTSLTGVRMVFSLFAMIVGAGATQLLAGIPHAGYPGMAAMYGVVMVAAGLTVAAATKGRDTVVTKPQGIHLRIWLDAFRNRPFVLLVSSYILLTIATTGVSGIFVYFVKYNLGLHSDIQSSTIMGVLVFAAIGALPLWAWVSKAVSKKIALFTGMAVFALGLIVISKIGLSHGAALFYSLAVLTGVGLSSFFIVLWSMIPDVVEYGQLQTGHRNEGVYYGLWFFVQKLGMALSAAVNGGVLSATGFKQAAGGAVLDQTPRALGGIGALLSAIPLAFIVAGLAILAFYPINAAKHAEIRRQIDLTGAEQAAQQQ, encoded by the coding sequence ATGGAAAAACCTCCGGACCAGAACCGCGTCGCCCTTCCGCTGGGCCTCAAACTGGCCTACGGCTCCGGCGACATGGTGGCCGGCCTCGCCTTCAACACGCTCAACTTCTTCTACCTTTACTTTCTCAACACCGTGGTGGGCATGCCCGCTTATCTCGCGGGGCTGGTGCTCCTCATCGGCCGGGCCTGGGACGGCGTGATGGACCCGGTGATGGGAATGATCGTGGACAGTACGACCTCAAAAATGGGCAAGCACCGGTTCTGGCTGCTTGTCGCCATCGTGCCGTTCGTGGTCGCCTTCTTTCTTTTGTGGCTGCGGTTTCCCCTGGGCCAGTGGGCCCAGTTCGCCCTGTATTCATTCCTGTTCCTGGTCTTTTCCACTTCGTTTACCATGTACAATATCCCCTACGGCAGCATGACCGCCGACCTCACGCCCGACTACCACGAGCGCACGAGCCTCACCGGCGTACGCATGGTGTTCTCGCTGTTTGCCATGATCGTGGGCGCGGGCGCCACCCAGCTGCTCGCGGGCATTCCCCATGCCGGGTATCCGGGCATGGCCGCGATGTACGGCGTGGTGATGGTCGCGGCCGGGCTCACCGTTGCCGCGGCCACCAAGGGGCGCGACACGGTCGTGACGAAACCCCAGGGCATCCATCTGCGCATCTGGCTCGACGCGTTTCGCAACCGGCCGTTCGTGCTGCTCGTGTCGTCGTACATCCTCCTCACCATCGCCACCACGGGCGTGTCGGGCATATTTGTCTACTTTGTCAAGTACAACCTCGGGCTCCACAGCGACATCCAGTCGAGCACCATCATGGGCGTGCTGGTGTTCGCCGCGATCGGCGCGCTGCCGCTGTGGGCATGGGTGTCCAAGGCGGTGAGCAAAAAAATCGCGCTCTTTACGGGCATGGCCGTGTTTGCGCTCGGGCTGATTGTTATTTCCAAGATAGGCCTTTCGCACGGCGCCGCGCTGTTTTATTCCTTGGCGGTTTTGACCGGTGTCGGACTTTCGTCGTTCTTCATCGTGCTGTGGTCCATGATACCCGACGTGGTGGAATACGGCCAGTTGCAGACCGGACACCGCAACGAGGGCGTGTATTACGGCCTGTGGTTCTTTGTGCAGAAGCTGGGCATGGCGCTGAGCGCGGCGGTCAACGGCGGCGTGCTCTCGGCCACGGGATTCAAGCAGGCGGCGGGAGGCGCGGTGCTCGACCAGACGCCACGCGCGCTCGGCGGCATCGGCGCGCTGCTTTCCGCCATACCCCTTGCGTTCATCGTAGCCGGGCTCGCCATCCTGGCCTTCTACCCCATCAACGCGGCAAAGCACGCCGAAATCAGGAGACAAATCGATCTGACGGGCGCCGAACAGGCGGCGCAGCAGCAGTAA
- a CDS encoding zinc-dependent alcohol dehydrogenase family protein → MPVPKTMTAMVMVQPGEPLDEREVPVPRPGPGQVLLCVDACGVCRTDLHIFDGELNAPKLPLILGHEIAARVVGVGKECKRFKVGDRVGVPWLGRTCGSCRYCRGGRENLCDDPGFTGYTIDGGYAHYTVANEQYCFALPQKYDAVSAAPLLCAGLIGFRSLRMLAADTKDIGIYGFGAAAHIITQIAAFQGRRIFAFTKPGDKKTQAFAVKTGAAWVGGSDELPPSPLDAAIIFAPAGNLVPAALRAVSKGGVVVCGGIHMSDVPSFPYGILWGERSVRSVANLTRADGEEFFSIVSKVPVKTSVTALPLREANRALEMLRKGSVEGAIVLKNQGT, encoded by the coding sequence ATGCCTGTTCCCAAAACAATGACCGCCATGGTCATGGTGCAACCCGGCGAGCCGCTTGACGAACGCGAGGTTCCGGTGCCCCGGCCCGGACCCGGCCAGGTGCTGCTTTGCGTCGATGCCTGCGGCGTGTGCCGCACCGACCTGCATATTTTCGACGGCGAGCTCAACGCGCCGAAACTTCCGCTCATATTGGGCCATGAGATCGCGGCCAGGGTTGTCGGCGTTGGAAAGGAATGCAAGCGGTTCAAGGTCGGGGACCGGGTGGGGGTGCCGTGGCTCGGGCGCACGTGCGGGAGCTGCCGGTATTGCCGCGGCGGCCGGGAAAACCTCTGCGATGATCCGGGGTTCACGGGATATACCATCGACGGAGGCTATGCCCACTATACCGTCGCGAACGAGCAATATTGTTTTGCCCTGCCCCAAAAATACGACGCCGTTTCCGCGGCCCCGCTGCTTTGCGCCGGGCTCATCGGCTTCCGGTCGCTGCGCATGCTTGCTGCGGATACGAAGGACATCGGCATCTACGGGTTCGGCGCGGCCGCGCATATCATCACGCAGATCGCCGCGTTCCAGGGCAGGCGCATATTCGCGTTTACCAAACCGGGCGACAAGAAAACGCAGGCCTTTGCCGTGAAAACCGGCGCCGCCTGGGTCGGCGGATCGGACGAGCTTCCGCCGTCGCCGCTCGACGCCGCGATCATCTTTGCTCCCGCGGGCAACCTCGTGCCGGCGGCGCTCAGGGCCGTGTCCAAGGGCGGCGTGGTGGTGTGCGGCGGCATCCACATGTCGGACGTGCCGTCGTTTCCCTACGGCATTTTATGGGGAGAGCGCTCGGTGCGCTCGGTCGCGAACCTCACCCGCGCCGACGGCGAGGAATTTTTCTCCATTGTGTCAAAGGTGCCGGTAAAGACCAGCGTCACCGCGCTTCCGTTGCGTGAAGCGAACAGGGCGCTCGAAATGCTCAGGAAGGGCTCGGTTGAAGGCGCTATTGTTCTTAAAAATCAAGGAACGTAA
- the thiF gene encoding sulfur carrier protein ThiS adenylyltransferase ThiF: MKRTHAMAGFSFDAVRERYFSKEQCAAIRAATIGIAGAGGLGSNCAMNLVRTGFEKFVIADGDAVDLSNLNRQAYFPEHIGRPKVECLRELLLKINPACAIAAIRATVDASNAPSLFKSCGVVVEAFDTPECKAMIVNAFAGSGKLVVGASGLAGYGNSDRIVTRKVGDDFYLVGDGVSGVGKNGRPLAPCVNIAAAKQADVVLEWVLEKVDG, from the coding sequence ATGAAAAGGACCCATGCAATGGCCGGTTTTTCGTTTGACGCCGTGAGGGAACGGTATTTTTCCAAAGAGCAATGCGCCGCGATCCGCGCCGCGACCATCGGCATCGCCGGCGCGGGCGGCCTGGGCTCAAACTGCGCCATGAACCTCGTGCGAACCGGGTTTGAAAAGTTTGTGATTGCCGATGGTGACGCCGTTGACTTGTCGAACCTGAACCGCCAGGCCTATTTTCCCGAACATATCGGCCGGCCCAAGGTGGAATGCCTCAGGGAGCTGCTCCTCAAAATCAACCCCGCCTGCGCCATTGCAGCAATCAGGGCAACGGTCGACGCTTCCAATGCGCCGTCGTTGTTCAAGTCCTGCGGCGTTGTCGTTGAAGCGTTTGACACGCCGGAATGCAAGGCCATGATCGTGAACGCGTTTGCCGGTTCCGGCAAACTGGTGGTGGGCGCAAGCGGCCTGGCCGGATACGGCAACAGCGACAGGATCGTGACGCGAAAGGTGGGCGACGATTTTTATCTCGTCGGCGACGGCGTGTCCGGCGTGGGCAAAAACGGCCGGCCGCTCGCGCCGTGCGTGAACATCGCGGCCGCCAAACAGGCGGATGTCGTATTGGAATGGGTGCTTGAGAAAGTTGACGGTTGA
- a CDS encoding DapH/DapD/GlmU-related protein: MKRILAFVSESELVKAILTLIVYCFNAAVIGVSLAPSVYLLARAWKAYMLSPTAAHVIAFSIACGCALFLYFITGSIVMSLTIRLISLGMKAGRYPMVSFTMLRWLIYSGVYHLAGKTILEYLPISFLSVIFFRIVGAKIGKNVAINSWFLNDAYLLELGDNVVIGGKSDISCHTFEKNTLLLSHVRIGRNTLVGQQCYISPGVSIGENCVIGQYSFIRKNKDIPDRTVIAALGGLPIRIISKLEKMGEEAVSGLGTKASEQ; the protein is encoded by the coding sequence ATGAAACGGATCCTCGCATTTGTCAGTGAATCTGAACTTGTCAAGGCCATTCTCACGCTGATCGTGTACTGCTTCAACGCCGCGGTCATCGGCGTGTCGCTCGCGCCGTCGGTGTATCTGCTGGCGCGCGCGTGGAAGGCGTATATGCTCTCCCCCACGGCGGCCCACGTCATCGCGTTCTCGATCGCCTGCGGGTGCGCGTTATTCTTATATTTCATCACGGGCTCGATCGTCATGAGCCTCACCATCCGCCTCATCTCGCTGGGCATGAAGGCGGGCCGGTACCCCATGGTGTCGTTCACCATGCTGCGGTGGCTCATCTACAGCGGCGTGTACCACCTAGCCGGCAAGACCATCCTCGAATACCTGCCGATAAGCTTTTTGAGCGTCATTTTTTTCAGGATCGTCGGCGCGAAAATCGGCAAGAACGTGGCCATCAACTCCTGGTTTCTCAACGACGCCTACCTGCTGGAGCTCGGCGACAACGTGGTGATCGGCGGCAAATCCGACATCTCCTGCCACACCTTCGAAAAGAACACGCTGCTGCTCTCGCACGTGCGGATCGGCAGAAACACGCTCGTGGGCCAGCAGTGCTACATCAGCCCGGGCGTCTCCATCGGCGAGAACTGCGTGATCGGGCAATATTCGTTCATCCGGAAAAACAAGGACATCCCGGACCGCACCGTGATCGCGGCGCTGGGCGGCCTTCCCATACGGATCATTTCCAAGCTTGAAAAAATGGGTGAAGAGGCCGTAAGCGGCCTGGGAACAAAGGCGTCCGAACAGTAA
- a CDS encoding alkaline phosphatase family protein, which translates to MMYRICVVIAMAFSIAAAQTAVNLSGYVRDRYSDAPVKAAALSLVKNSGMTDTSKADGSFQIPRPGNGVRNGSQTPHAAAVKSAFERGRIVFSNDKAGVVIVRIHDLRGKRVFSMNRFLDKGIFNLSPGPLPAGLLVCEIRTQAITETFSFMSMRETVRAGARGISAAVAVQPLSKAAEAAVLADTLRVFKTGYDTANCLLTSLAQDSLIIYLTPTSYDLSAARAKIKHVVVIMQENRSFDHYFGTFPGADGIPMVNGVPTVCNLDTIINACQKPYHDTADVNGGGAHGNPAAVLCIDDGKMDGFIINAERSSKGCTNPNNPACTGGSTIDVMGWHDAREIPNYWTYADSFVLQDRLFEPNESWSLPDHLFMISGWSAKCTDPNDPMSCVSNIDNPGNGTTSMGDTAKWAWTEITYLLHKNKIAWAYYLTEGYEPDCPNGDETCIPGTLKAKVPSIWNPLPNFTSVHQNNQLKNIQVIDSFFAAAKAGTLPSVCWICPEDAISEHPPASVHAGQAYVTGLINAVMQSPLWDSTVIFLSWDDWGGFYDHVAPPKVDQNGYGLRVPAMVISPYARKGFIDHQLLSHDAYLKFVEDIFLTGARLDPATDGRADSRPTVREAMPQLGELIRDFDFAQAPRKPVVLPINPPPGPASTP; encoded by the coding sequence ATGATGTACCGTATTTGTGTCGTAATTGCGATGGCTTTCAGCATTGCCGCCGCGCAAACCGCCGTCAACCTGAGCGGATACGTACGCGACCGCTATTCCGACGCGCCTGTCAAGGCCGCGGCATTGTCTCTTGTCAAAAACTCCGGAATGACCGATACCTCAAAGGCCGATGGAAGTTTTCAGATACCTCGCCCGGGCAACGGTGTTCGCAACGGGTCGCAAACGCCGCATGCCGCGGCCGTCAAGAGCGCTTTTGAGCGCGGGCGCATCGTGTTCAGCAACGACAAGGCCGGCGTGGTGATCGTCCGTATTCACGATCTCCGGGGCAAGCGGGTCTTCTCGATGAACCGGTTTTTGGACAAGGGGATTTTCAACCTCTCGCCCGGGCCCTTGCCGGCAGGTCTTCTGGTGTGCGAGATCCGGACGCAGGCGATCACCGAAACGTTCTCGTTCATGTCGATGAGGGAAACGGTGCGGGCGGGTGCGCGGGGCATATCTGCCGCGGTTGCGGTGCAGCCGCTTTCCAAGGCCGCCGAGGCGGCCGTGCTGGCTGACACCCTGCGCGTCTTCAAAACCGGATACGATACCGCAAATTGCCTTTTGACAAGTTTGGCCCAGGACAGCCTGATCATCTACCTGACGCCGACGTCCTATGATCTTTCCGCGGCGCGCGCCAAGATAAAGCACGTGGTGGTCATCATGCAGGAGAACCGCTCCTTCGACCACTACTTCGGAACCTTTCCCGGCGCGGACGGCATTCCCATGGTGAACGGCGTTCCCACGGTTTGCAATCTCGATACGATCATCAATGCCTGCCAGAAACCGTATCACGACACGGCCGATGTCAACGGCGGCGGCGCCCACGGCAACCCCGCCGCGGTACTCTGCATCGACGACGGAAAAATGGACGGATTCATCATCAATGCCGAACGCAGCAGCAAGGGCTGCACCAATCCGAACAATCCGGCCTGCACCGGCGGCAGCACCATCGACGTCATGGGCTGGCACGACGCCCGCGAAATTCCGAATTACTGGACCTACGCCGACAGCTTCGTACTGCAGGACCGTCTGTTCGAACCCAACGAATCGTGGAGCCTGCCCGACCACCTTTTCATGATCTCGGGATGGTCCGCCAAATGCACCGACCCGAACGATCCCATGAGCTGCGTGAGCAACATTGACAACCCGGGCAACGGAACGACCTCGATGGGCGATACCGCAAAGTGGGCATGGACCGAAATCACCTACCTGCTGCACAAGAACAAGATCGCCTGGGCGTATTACCTCACGGAAGGCTACGAGCCCGACTGTCCAAACGGTGACGAGACGTGCATACCCGGCACGCTCAAGGCGAAGGTGCCGAGCATCTGGAACCCGCTTCCCAATTTCACCTCGGTACACCAGAACAACCAGCTCAAAAACATCCAGGTGATCGACAGCTTTTTCGCCGCCGCAAAGGCGGGCACCCTGCCGTCGGTGTGCTGGATATGCCCGGAGGACGCCATCAGCGAACATCCTCCGGCCTCGGTGCATGCCGGACAGGCGTACGTGACCGGATTGATCAACGCGGTGATGCAGAGTCCGCTGTGGGACAGTACCGTGATATTCCTTTCCTGGGACGACTGGGGCGGCTTCTACGACCATGTCGCGCCGCCGAAGGTGGACCAGAACGGCTACGGGCTGCGCGTGCCGGCGATGGTGATAAGCCCCTATGCGCGGAAGGGGTTCATCGATCACCAGCTCCTGAGCCACGACGCCTACCTGAAATTCGTCGAGGACATTTTCTTGACAGGTGCGAGGCTTGATCCGGCGACGGACGGCCGTGCGGATTCGAGGCCGACCGTCCGGGAGGCCATGCCGCAGCTGGGCGAGCTCATCCGGGACTTCGACTTCGCGCAGGCGCCGCGAAAGCCGGTGGTGCTGCCCATCAATCCGCCGCCCGGACCGGCGTCAACGCCGTAA